In Bombus terrestris chromosome 6, iyBomTerr1.2, whole genome shotgun sequence, a single window of DNA contains:
- the LOC100650559 gene encoding ankyrin repeat and LEM domain-containing protein 2, with the protein MDENVQTLHGIHGNSNVSNEIIYHAVYIPEENIDSSIENSIKENIRVYQDKAEALKIIKEFKTGRLKSFKKRSEAEEYAQSGFEKSNYVNSTLINPTVPVVEEKSNNFKAPRSQDLICFKKLIKDGDLYAVKTTVWGNPRYLIGSGDTPAILQEGCRYNALHIAVRADRPDMCELILNTVGNTDFIKLLYGDECKSYVDRAQIMLDLYLNTPDKGLNETPLHFAVKFGLKNVVRILVSYPCCIRTLPNKYKQLPIDIICTRTCQEDEGLKKEIRFLLEDQYYVPVLRSDDNTLQPVIGEPFSPTNLLSLNTDPISPRLEVRAFAGPMTKSRALEFRKKWKTPPRLRMTPIKKTDDESNAIDSPTNNLALRLQDAEKGLERVGRDLAEEYQVSWKEYWLFLNDFADFRTKEGLMKLEKYLEHKFQNQLLHHNQTSNENLINSNKNAQTKSQIDEIDYLCNKLQSWSLLTSNGEEQNNVDELEFFTPPSSPKLTVDSDDEMQNAEEGHGTFLEGPVPTKLDHAVYNAVSTSLNSITYPNIYRWQHDMQLAMKRDLHRKNSIRGIRRKLIMNF; encoded by the exons ATGGATGAAAACGTACAAACATTACATGGGATTCATGGAAATTCCAATGtatcaaatgaaataatttatcatgCAGTATACATACCTGAAGAAAACATTGATTCTTCAATAGAGAACAGTATTAaag aaaatattcgagTTTATCAAGACAAAGCAGAagctttaaaaataattaaagaatttaaaactGGCCGTCTGAAATCATTTAAAAAACGATCAGAAGCTGAAGAATATGCTCAAAGTGGCTTTGAGAAATCAAATTATGTGAATAGTACCTTAATAAATCCAACTGTACCTGTAGTAGaagaaaaatcaaataattttaaagctCCACGATCTCAAGATCTgatatgttttaaaaaattaattaaagatggAGATTTATATGCTGTAAAAACTACAGTATGGGGAAATCCGCGATACTTAATTGGTAGTGGAGATACACCTGCAATTCTGCAA GAAGGATGCCGTTATAATGCATTACATATTGCAGTTAGGGCAGACAGGCCTGATATGTGTGAGTTAATATTAAACACTGTTGGAAACACAGACTTCATAAAGTTACTTTATGGTGATGAATGCAAGAGTTATGTGGATCGAGCACAAATTATGTTAGATTTATATTTAAACACACCTGACAAGGGATTAAATGAAACTCCATTACACTTTGCAGTCAAATTTGGTTTAAAAAATGTAGTTCGAATTCTTGTTTCATATCCATGTTGTATAAGGACATtaccaaataaatataaacaactaccaatagat ATAATTTGTACTAGAACATGTCAAGAAGATGaaggattaaaaaaagaaatacgtttTCTACTGGAAGATCAGTATTATGTACCTGTATTAAGATCAGATGATAATACATTACAACCTGTGATTGGGGAACCTTTCTCTCCTACTAATCTTTTG AGTTTAAATACTGATCCAATTAGTCCACGTTTAGAAGTACGTGCGTTTGCTGGACCAATGACAAAATCTCGAGCATTAGAATTTAGAAAAAAGTGGAAAACGCCACCCCGTCTTCGTATGACTCCTATTAAAAAAACTGATGATGAATCTAATGCTATAGATAGTCCCACTAATAATTTAGCTTTAAGATTACAAGATGCAGAAAAGGGACTTGAACGAGTTGGAAG AGACTTGGCAGAAGAGTACCAAGTATCGTGGAAGGAATATTGGCTATTTTTAAACGACTTTGCAGATTTTCGTACTAAGGAGGGTTTaatgaaacttgaaaaatatttagaacaTAAATTTCAGAATCAGTTACTTCACCATAATCAG ACATCAAATGAGAACCTAATTAATTCAAACAAAAATGCACAAACGAAATCGCAAATTGATGAAATAGATTACTtatgtaataaattacaatcatGGTCACTGCTTACATCAAATGGTGAAGAACAAAATAATGTAG acGAACTAGAATTTTTTACACCGCCATCATCACCAAAATTAACGGTAGATTCAGATGATGAAATGCAAAATGCAGAGGAAGGACATGGGACATTTCTGGAAGG gcCAGTGCCAACAAAGTTAGATCATGCTGTTTATAATGCAGTATCAACATCACTTAATTCCATTACATATCCAAACATATATCGTTGGCAACATGACATGCAACTTGCTATGAAGCGTGATTTACATAG AAAAAATAGCATAAGGGGAATTAGAAGAAAATTGATTATGAATTTTTAG